One Glycine soja cultivar W05 chromosome 2, ASM419377v2, whole genome shotgun sequence genomic region harbors:
- the LOC114375979 gene encoding protein MAIN-LIKE 2-like — MYDQLNKASRTTTRKIEGYLTLLQCWIYEHFPSVHQCVTDDAYEEMSPRASRWLTMKAHMKGITGAPYRACCYALTVTDVCWLPYSDHRGVRGFELISSFHGQLRWGPTVVTVRPERAGDQPRHAPGPDHEDYMQPDIPQDDYEGYETIAERLERVLNLRMVTTGTELHDIM; from the exons atgtatgaccagttaAATAAAGCTTCTAGGACCACAACACGGAAAATTGAGGGGTACCTTACTTTAttacag tgctggatctatgagcatTTTCCGAGTGTGCATCAATGTGTCACCGATGATGCCTATGAGGAGATGTCCCCTCGTGCCTCCCGGTGGCTGACGATGAAGGCTCATATGAAGGGAATTACAGGAGCACCGTACCGGGCATGTTGTTATGCTTTGACTGTCACAGACGTGTGTTGGTTGCCTTACAGTGACCATCGAGGGGTTAGGGGGTTTGAGCTAATTTCATCGTTCCATGGTCAGCTGAGATGGGGTCCTACGGTGGTCACagttcgaccggagagg GCAGGTGACCAGCCCAGACATGCACCTGGCCCAGACCATGAGGACTACATGCAGCCGGACATCCCAcag GATGATTACGAAGGCTATGAGACGATTGCAGaaaggttggagcgtgtgctcaaccttaggatggtCACTACAGGGACAGAGTTACATGATATCATGTAA
- the LOC114371634 gene encoding uncharacterized protein LOC114371634 — MVRTRGLGHALARVTGRGRHDEHDAVNVPQRHRPTASARRQRVHITVDEGVPQVTEDVPHMVDDVAQRSEDVPQMTANVDSTVAEDLGRDGAEGSHADEGFPGGPRDPSVLTSFAKHVAHAIWTGQEHPELKLVSHGRKVTLIGRPVPVIEGLVVATGLSPLIECSVVTGDPGLISAFVERWHRETSTFYLPVGELTITLDDVSSLLHLPISGVFHSFETLFVDGAIFLLMELLRCLVRRLEPRQYERAGHIYASHGFGRSMR, encoded by the exons atggttagaacacgaggtttaggtcatGCTTTAGCTAGGGTTACAGGTAGAGGTAGACATGATGAGCATGATGCAGTCAATGTTCCCCAGAGGCATAGGCCTACTGCATCAGCCCGTAGGCAACGAGTACATATTACGGTTGATGAGGGTGTTCCTCAGGTGACTGAGGATGTCCCTCATATGGTTGACGATGTTGCTCAGAGGAGTGAAGATGTGCCTCAGATGACCGCGAACGTAGATTCGACTGTTGCAGAGGACTTAGGACGTGATGGTGCTGAGGGGTCACATGCTGAtgagggattccctggtgggCCCCGTGACCCATCAGTTCTGACTTCATTTGCGAAGCATGTCGCACATGCCATTTGGACTGGACAG gagcaTCCTGAGCTGAAGTTGGTGTCGCACGGGAGGAAGGTGACGTTaattgggaggccagtgcctgtGATTGAAGGGTTGGTTGtcgccacaggattaagtccattGATCGAGTGTTCAGTTGTAACCggcgatcctggacttatatccgcatttgtggagaggtggcacaggGAGACCAGCACCTTCTACCTTCCAGTAGGAGAGTTGACGATCACACTAGATGATGTGTCGTCACTCCTCCATCTCCCTATCAGTGGCGTCTTCCATAGCTTCGAGACTCTTTTCGTGGACGGGGCGATATTTTTGTTGATGGAGTTGCTCAGGTGTCTGGTGAGGAGGCTAGAGCCGAGACAGTATGAGCGCGCGGGGCATATATACGCCTCTCATGGGTTCGGGAGATCTATGAGATGA